The proteins below are encoded in one region of Paraburkholderia aromaticivorans:
- a CDS encoding CHAD domain-containing protein, protein MNSTPDTRDPASATASAQERNADNPGKRGGTIAPDMSPAVAFSTLATLMAAQVAQRIGSLCVSADAESPHKLRVVLRRLRSLWWAYDPLIDRSQARWQRREFKALADSAGQTRDWDILKHLLAEDASTLHSFAALIERLDLLRGNALLRSRATIADANAEAMLTQRIAGVIQQLDACSFDEPLAVFAANRVATAKQALRKRLKRVLGNPDAGYAELHDVRIAGKKVRYLLEFFAPLLDSGNEISVVELTQLQDELGKLNDIVSSEALLLAHADRLGEPGVVDDAIAYLRHRKGQHMQRTDAELHALSDRLAVERPGAGMN, encoded by the coding sequence ATGAACTCCACACCTGACACGCGTGATCCCGCATCTGCAACCGCATCTGCACAAGAGCGGAACGCAGACAATCCCGGCAAACGAGGCGGCACGATTGCGCCGGACATGTCGCCGGCAGTGGCTTTTTCGACGCTGGCCACGCTAATGGCCGCGCAAGTGGCGCAACGCATCGGCAGCTTGTGCGTGAGCGCGGATGCGGAAAGTCCGCACAAACTGCGTGTCGTGCTGCGTCGCTTGCGTTCGCTGTGGTGGGCTTACGATCCGCTTATCGACAGATCGCAGGCAAGATGGCAGCGGCGCGAATTCAAGGCGCTCGCTGATTCCGCCGGTCAAACGCGTGACTGGGATATCCTGAAACACTTACTGGCGGAAGATGCGTCGACACTGCATTCTTTCGCGGCGCTGATCGAACGTCTCGATCTATTGCGTGGCAATGCGCTGTTGCGCAGTCGCGCAACGATCGCCGACGCGAACGCCGAAGCCATGCTGACGCAGCGAATAGCGGGCGTGATTCAGCAACTCGACGCGTGCTCGTTCGACGAACCGCTCGCGGTATTCGCCGCGAACCGTGTTGCAACGGCCAAGCAGGCACTGCGAAAACGGTTGAAGCGTGTGCTGGGAAATCCGGACGCCGGCTACGCCGAACTTCACGACGTCCGCATCGCGGGGAAGAAGGTGCGCTATCTGCTGGAGTTTTTCGCGCCGCTGCTCGATAGCGGTAACGAGATCAGCGTCGTGGAACTCACGCAATTGCAGGACGAACTGGGCAAGCTCAACGATATCGTTTCGAGTGAAGCGCTACTCCTGGCGCATGCGGATCGGCTGGGTGAGCCCGGCGTAGTCGACGACGCAATCGCGTATCTGAGGCATCGCAAAGGCCAGCACATGCAGCGCACGGATGCAGAGTTACACGCACTCAGCGACCGGCTTGCCGTCGAGCGTCCCGGCGCCGGCATGAACTGA
- a CDS encoding transporter, with protein MKSDLLLQTYGADPSGMVCGFLFSSTRAGRSVDADEVVEWLRAHDANGPAKEGSEFLWLHFNLAHSASERWMRAQLDLPETFFDALREGSHSTRIEHADGALRAVVNDVMFNLEFTPSEIATLWIYANQRIIVTARLKPLRSVDRLRASVREGEVFRSPAELLVHLMHDQADLLVQIVRRTSADVDRIEDRFLSQRPTQNRIDLGAMRRMLTRLQRMLAPEPGAIFRLLARPPRWLHSEDVQDLRESTEEFSVVLSDVAGLIERVRLLQEEIISRLEEQNNRTLFTLTLVTVLAMPINIVAGFFGMNVGGIPLAENRHGFWVMVLLVAGFTGLAGWWAFRRRKER; from the coding sequence ATGAAATCTGATCTGCTACTGCAAACCTACGGCGCGGACCCGTCCGGCATGGTCTGCGGCTTTCTTTTTTCTTCGACTCGCGCCGGCCGCTCTGTCGACGCCGACGAAGTCGTCGAATGGCTCCGGGCCCACGACGCAAACGGCCCAGCGAAGGAAGGCAGCGAGTTTCTCTGGCTTCACTTCAATCTGGCGCATAGTGCCAGCGAACGCTGGATGAGAGCCCAGCTCGATTTGCCCGAGACGTTTTTCGACGCACTGCGCGAAGGCTCGCACTCGACGCGTATCGAACATGCGGACGGCGCACTTCGCGCGGTCGTGAACGACGTCATGTTCAATCTCGAGTTCACGCCCTCCGAGATTGCGACGCTGTGGATTTACGCGAATCAGCGGATCATCGTGACCGCGCGTCTCAAGCCACTGCGTTCGGTCGACCGATTGCGCGCCTCCGTTCGGGAGGGCGAAGTATTCAGGTCGCCAGCGGAATTGCTGGTTCACCTGATGCATGACCAGGCTGACCTGTTGGTGCAGATCGTCCGGCGAACCAGCGCCGACGTCGACCGGATCGAGGACCGGTTCCTGTCGCAGCGGCCGACACAGAACCGGATCGACCTGGGCGCAATGCGTCGTATGCTGACGCGCTTACAGCGCATGCTCGCGCCTGAACCCGGCGCGATCTTCCGTCTGCTCGCAAGGCCGCCGCGCTGGCTTCATTCGGAGGACGTACAGGACCTGCGCGAGTCGACGGAAGAGTTTTCCGTGGTTCTCTCCGATGTGGCCGGGCTGATCGAACGGGTCAGACTGTTGCAGGAGGAAATCATCTCCCGCCTCGAAGAGCAGAACAACCGCACGCTGTTTACGCTCACGCTGGTGACGGTTCTGGCTATGCCGATCAATATCGTCGCGGGTTTTTTCGGCATGAATGTGGGCGGTATTCCGCTCGCTGAAAACCGGCACGGCTTCTGGGTGATGGTGTTACTCGTCGCCGGCTTTACGGGGCTCGCGGGATGGTGGGCCTTTCGTCGACGCAAGGAACGATAA